One Vitis vinifera cultivar Pinot Noir 40024 chromosome 8, ASM3070453v1 genomic window carries:
- the LOC104880189 gene encoding uncharacterized protein LOC104880189 — MEAVDQEKLAPSISMVPVQLRSVKKEAYRPQMVTVGPYHHGNSVLLGMEKHKRHYMQTLLGRVQNPEDILDDCYMAIKNLNQRVRECYADNMHFGAAGLGAILLVDGCFILELFHRHIIQQHTSNSSDPNADNVWMVPTLRHDLELLENQIPFFILVELYKIFQKHLHIFSEYSLPSLALSFFHPNVNVNQEGMSMEPNHLLDLLHKSLLPTPSNDSSGSETRGFDLCASELLEAGIQFEKISESHLLDIKFDSGNGVIKIPPLSIHKTELLLRNLIALEHCGFHNSCKTLHISSYALMMRSLIRSLADVELLEEKGIISSNSVGGESILCLIDDICKNVDIKDFYFGELCKEVNAYCNSRTCRMPKEMEADWLLPLKEKLGLLGPTLPTPSISKVPKKLRKVDKEAYSPQMVSIGPYHHGNLDLLGMEEHKMQYMRNLLHRGENDSVETLDDCGKAIKNLDFRVRECYADKIRFESFDATKLGEILLVDGCFIIELFYKYVIQQDTNLNDPIANNAWMVSALQHDLVLLENQIPFFILVELYNIFHRCLNISPEHSLTSLTVSFLNLKLNVRREGMSTEPNHLLDLLHKCLLPTSGSDSSGSPPSNDSSGSKTRGFHLCASKLSKAGIQFKKNESHLLDIKFDGGKGVIKIPPFSVGATKSLLRNLIALEQCGFSNSCKTFHISSYALMMRSLIRSSADVQLLEEKGIITSDLEGSESVLGLINDNCKNVYIKHFYFRKLCKEVNAYIKPR; from the exons CATGCAAACTCTTCTTGGTCGAGTACAAAATCCAGAAGATATCTTGGATGATTGTTATATGGCCATTAAAAATTTGAACCAAAGAGTTCGTGAGTGCTATGCCGACAATATGCATTTTGGGGCAGCTGGGCTTGGCGCGATACTGCTGGTTGATGGTTGCTTCATATTAGAACTTTTTCACAGGCATATCATCCAGCAGCATACAAGCAACTCGAGCGATCCCAATGCTGATAATGTTTGGATGGTCCCAACTCTGCGACATGATTTGGAGCTACTTGAGAACCAGATCCCCTTTTTTATTCTTGTGGAATTGTATAAAATCTTCCAAAAGCATCTCCATATATTTTCAGAGTACTCACTCCCTTCCCTTGCTCTTTCATTCTTTCACCCAAATGTGAATGTTAACCAGGAAGGGATGTCCATGGAACCAAATCATTTACTTGATCTCTTGCACAAATCTTTGCTTCCCACACCTTCAAATGACTCAAGCGGCAGCGAAACTCGGGGATTCGATCTTTGTGCATCAGAACTTTTAGAAGCTGGAATTCAGTTCGAAAAGATTAGCGAAAGCCATCTATTGGACATAAAGTTCGATAGTGGTAATGGAGTGATCAAAATCCCACCATTGTCCATTCACAAAACTGAGTTGCTGTTGAGAAATCTCATCGCTCTGGAGCATTGCGGTTTTCACAATAGCTGCAAAACTCTTCACATTTCATCATATGCACTCATGATGAGAAGTCTCATCCGTTCCTTGGCGGACGTTGAACTACTTGAAGAGAAAGGGATCATATCTTCCAATTCGGTGGGGGGTGAAAGCATTTTGTGTCTCATCGATGATATCTGCAAGAACGTGGATATCAAAGACTTCTATTTCGGTGAGCTGTGCAAGGAGGTGAACGCATACTGTAATTCCAG AACTTGCAGGATGCCCAAAGAAATGGAAGCTGACTGGCTGCTTCCGCTGAAAGAGAAACTGGGTCTACTGGGTCCAACGTTACCGACTCCGAGCATTTCTAAGGTTCCAAAAAAACTTCGAAAAGTCGATAAAGAAGCTTATAGCCCTCAGATGGTCTCCATTGGACCTTATCACCATGGAAACTTGGATCTACTAGGTATGGAAGAGCATAAAATGCAGTACATGCGAAATCTTCTTCATCGAGGAGAAAATGATTCAGTAGAAACCTTGGATGATTGTGGTAAGGCCATTAAAAATTTGGACTTCAGAGTTCGTGAGTGCTATGCTGACAAAATACGGTTTGAATCTTTTGATGCAACTAAGCTTGGTGAAATACTGCTGGTCGATGGTTGCTTCATAATTGAACTTTTTTATAAGTATGTCATCCAGCAGGATACGAACTTGAATGATCCCATTGCCAATAATGCTTGGATGGTCTCAGCTCTCCAGCATGATTTGGTGCTACTCGAGAACCAGATCCCCTTTTTTATTCTTGTGGAATTGTATAACATCTTCCATCGGTGTCTCAATATATCTCCAGAGCACTCACTCACTTCACTTACTGTTTCATTCTTGAACCTAAAATTGAATGTTAGGCGGGAAGGGATGTCCACGGAGCCAAACCATTTACTTGATCTCTTACACAAATGTTTGCTTCCTACATCTGGTAGCGACTCAAGTGGCAGTCCACCTAGCAATGACTCAAGCGGCAGCAAAACTCGGGGATTCCATCTTTGTGCTTCAAAACTCTCGAAGGCTGGAATTCAGTTCAAAAAGAATGAAAGCCATTTACTAGACATAAAGTTCGATGGTGGTAAAGGAGTGATTAAAATCCCTCCATTTTCGGTTGGTGCAACAAAGTCTCTCTTGAGAAACCTCATCGCTCTGGAGCAATGCGGTTTTAGCAATAGCTGCAAAACCTTTCACATTTCATCATACGCACTAATGATGAGAAGTCTCATCCGTTCCTCAGCCGACGTCCAACTACTTGAAGAGAAAGGGATCATAACTTCAGATTTGGAGGGGAGTGAAAGTGTTTTGGGTCTCATCAATGATAACTGCAAGAACGTCTATATCAAACACTTCTATTTCCGTAAGCTGTGCAAGGAGGTGAACGCATACATTAAACCCAGGTAG
- the LOC100855022 gene encoding uncharacterized protein LOC100855022: MWSMLGGLQVNRMCFTGALSFPSPTMSLNNEFARYAPPKKRKLDELESLNTESPRRNEFAKFVRGDGENSSSPNQDATHAVLLDLQMAHRLFERPLTKKQFDKLKDDLQLSLQIRLKQLLESKQACEDVLEMADSAYVLMLLNSSNPKGEEARRAIMLFQEGERLITDGQHLLKSAFPDVFTATD, from the exons ATGTGGTCGATGTTGGGAGGCTTACAAGTCAACAGAATGTGTTTCACTGGTGCGTTGTCGTTCCCTTCTCCAACAATGAGTCTTAATAATGAATTCGCAAGATACGCTCCGCCTAAGAAACGTAAGTTAGATGAATTAGAGAGCCTGAATACAGAATCTCCACGTCGTAATGAATTCGCAAAATTTGTTCGAG GTGATGGCGAGAATTCCAGCAGTCCAAACCAAGATGCAACTCATGCAGTTCTGCTGGATCTGCAAATGGCCCACAGATTGTTCGAGCGCCCTCTAACCAAGAAGCAATTTGACAAGCTCAAGGATGATCTACAGCTATCTCTTCAAATTCGCCTGAAACAACTATTAGAATCCAAACAAGCGTGTGAAGATGTTCTTGAAATGGCTGATTCGGCGTATGTGTTGATGCTTTTAAATTCTTCAAATCCCAAGGGCGAGGAAGCTAGAAGGGCAATAATGTTGTTCCAAGAAGGGGAGAGACTGATAACCGATGGTCAACACCTGTTAAAATCTGCCTTTCCCGACGTGTTTACTGCCACCGACTGA
- the LOC104880188 gene encoding putative UPF0481 protein At3g02645, which yields MATDRLLPLKRTLGLVESTSSISRISKVPNELRRLKKEAYSPQIVSIGPYHHGKGNLPDMEKHKLQYVLHLLHRTTTPVETLDDCGQAIQNLVQRVRGCYAEDIRRSVENKLLQILVVDGCFIFEMFYRRAFPPETNLNDPIANNAWMVSSLEHDLVLLENQIPFFILVKLYDIFQERLNIPPEHSLTSLALSFFHLEMDDMQKGMSTEPNHLLDLLHKVWLPRSDMGQSGSETRGFDRCASELIEAGIQFEKNESRHLLDIEFDPNDGVIKIPPLSIDAAESLLRNFIALEQCDISTRTFHISSYALMMRSLIRSSVDVKLLQQKGIIISDLELGGSDWIAIDGVCKNVVFSERFFFNKLCTDVREYRASRFHWQRQKAIWTVSCHRYLAELKRDYFSNPWKIIAFLAALALLILTGLGTGYTVRSYYNGSSELENVL from the coding sequence ATGGCAACTGACAGGCTGCTTCCTCTTAAAAGGACACTGGGTCTAGTGGAATCAACGTCATCGATTTCGAGAATTTCTAAGGTTCCAAATGAACTTCGACGTTTGAAAAAAGAAGCATATAGCCCTCAAATTGTCTCCATTGGTCCTTATCACCATGGCAAAGGGAACCTGCCAGATATGGAAAAGCACAAACTGCAGTACGTGCTACATCTTCTTCATCGAACAACAACACCAGTAGAGACGTTGGATGATTGTGGTCAGGCCATTCAAAATCTTGTCCAAAGAGTTCGTGGGTGCTATGCCGAAGATATACGTCGTTCTGTTGAAAATAAGCTTCTCCAAATACTGGTGGTCGATGGTTGCTTTatatttgaaatgttttataGGCGTGCCTTCCCGCCGGAAACGAACTTGAATGATCCCATTGCCAATAATGCTTGGATGGTCTCCAGTCTGGAGCATGATTTGGTGCTACTTGAGAACCAGATCCCCTTTTTTATTCTTGTGAAATTGTATGACATCTTCCAGGAGCGTCTCAATATACCTCCAGAGCACTCACTCACTTCACTCGCTCTTTCATTCTTTCACCTAGAAATGGATGATATGCAGAAAGGGATGTCCACGGAACCAAACCATTTACTCGATCTCTTACACAAAGTTTGGCTCCCCAGATCTGACATGGGCCAAAGCGGCAGCGAAACTCGGGGGTTCGATCGTTGTGCTTCAGAACTCATAGAAGCTGGAATTCAGTTCGAAAAGAATGAAAGCCGCCATTTATTGGACATAGAGTTCGATCCCAATGATGGAGTGATCAAAATCCCACCATTGTCCATTGACGCAGCAGAGTCGCTCTTGAGAAACTTCATCGCCCTGGAGCAATGCGATATTAGCACTAGAACCTTTCACATTTCATCATATGCACTCATGATGAGAAGTCTCATCCGTTCCTCAGTGGACGTTAAACTGCTTCAACAGAAAGGGATCATAATTTCCGATTTGGAGCTGGGTGGAAGTGATTGGATTGCCATTGACGGTGTCTGCAAGAATGTCGTTTTTAGCGAACGCTTCTTTTTCAATAAGCTGTGCACTGACGTGAGAGAATACCGTGCATCCAGGTTTCACTGGCAGAGACAGAAAGCAATCTGGACAGTCAGCTGCCACAGATATTTAGCAGAGCTGAAACGTGATTATTTCTCAAATCCATGGAAAATTATAGCTTTTCTAGCTGCTCTGGCGCTTCTCATTCTCACCGGATTAGGGACCGGTTATACTGTCCGTTCATATTATAATGGAAGTTCCGAATTAGAAAATGTATTATAG
- the LOC100258002 gene encoding 30S ribosomal protein S31, chloroplastic → MAALILGAPAIAPQSLNLSSRFSFSQSETLAVSFDTRFVSLSISATSPPPIPSVYCGRGDKKTAKGKRFNHSFGNARPRNKKKGRGPPRAPIPPSPPKKDRFEDDEVVKIEIDESLFN, encoded by the exons ATGGCCGCACTCATACTCGGAGCTCCTGCAATCGCTCCTCAATCACTAAATCTCTCTTCTCgcttttcattttctcaatccGAAACCCTCGCCGTTTCTTTCGATACTCGTTTCGTTTCACTCTCAATTTCTGCAACTTCTCCTCCACCAATCCCTTCTG TGTACTGTGGCAGAGGTGATAAGAAGACTGCAAAAGGAAAGCGGTTCAATCACTCCTTTGGAAAT GCAAGGCCTCGGAACAAGAAGAAAGGGAGAGGTCCTCCTAGGGCACCGATACCGCCTTCTCCCCCAAAGAAGGATCGCTTCGAAGATGATGAGGTTGTCAAAATTGAGATTGATGAATCTCTGTTCAATTGA